A single region of the Anomaloglossus baeobatrachus isolate aAnoBae1 chromosome 2, aAnoBae1.hap1, whole genome shotgun sequence genome encodes:
- the CD80 gene encoding T-lymphocyte activation antigen CD80, with the protein VPSGAAQPRQVQAQVGHSVILQCVVPVPKITQWGTLRLFLQRPEPSSNPKVVFSFSNGQEQPGHQDGEYRNRCSLYKDNLTLTLSHISPRDAGEYDCNVFLLKSKGYELEYTGRLLLSTWADYSRPQISVFIERAIHTAVCSSSGGYPRGTVEWITSSELELRNVSQTRADSDPQTLLYNVSGRLTLPQAAPGSVSCCVVAAGRRVCSQKIAPPAPPHYITDTQTHPRKFSKMGMKTIITKERRGSSRLIDPTIEDKLCKRVISRAK; encoded by the exons GTTCCCTCAGGTGCTGCTCAGCCTCGTCAGGTCCAAGCTCAGGTGGGGCACAGTGTGATCCTGCAATGTGTGGTGCCGGTCCCCAAAATTACCCAGTGGGGAACGCTCCGGCTTTTCCTGCAGAGACCTGAACCCTCCTCCAATCCAAAAGTGGTATTTTCTTTTTCAAATGGCCAAGAGCAGCCGGGTCATCAGGACGGGGAGTACAGGAACCGCTGCAGCCTCTATAAAGACAACCTCACCCTGACCCTGTCCCACATCAGCCCCAGGGACGCGGGCGAGTACGACTGCAACGTCTTCCTGTTAAAATCCAAAGGATATGAACTGGAGTACACGGGGCGGCTGCTTCTGTCCACCTGGG CAGATTATTCGAGGCCGCAGATTTCTGTGTTCATTGAGAGGGCAATTCACACTGCAGTTTGCTCCTCTAGTGGAGGATACCCACGGGGGACTGTGGAGTGGATTACATCCTCCGAGCTGGAGCTCAGGAACGTGTCACAGACCCGGGCTGACAGTGACCCCCAGACTCTGCTGTACAACGTATCGGGGCGTCTGACCCTTCCACAGGCAGCACCAGGCTCCGTGTCCTGCTGTGTGGTGGCAGCGGGGCGAAGAGTCTGCAGTCAGAAAATTG ccccccccgcccCACCCCattacataact GACACCCAGACTCATCCTAGAAAATTCTCTAAAATGGGGATGAAAACCATAATTACAAAAGAAAGGCGAGGTTCCAGTAGACTTATTGACCCAACTATCGAAGACAAACTCTGCAAGAG GGTGATAAGCAGAGCAAAATGA